In Bacillota bacterium, one DNA window encodes the following:
- a CDS encoding DUF1559 domain-containing protein, with amino-acid sequence MPDKRNAFTLIELLVVIAIIAILAAILFPVFAQAREKARQTSCLSNMKQLGLATLMYVQDYDQTYPIAQYAYSGSLRQCWFGREVQSNVWDKNQSLLYPYMKNGQIQRCPSWGGRTRFGDGNGYGYNWGYIGSDIYISFNWGTWPNLQNPASEGSLPRPAEKVMFADSGFYNVPWYGGDGTMWETPYIDPPSMWWDNPTVDFRHIDNRKDVDATAQVVKHRGFANVVFCDGHVKPMTQTQMTDAHFTRD; translated from the coding sequence ATGCCTGACAAACGCAACGCCTTTACGCTGATTGAGCTGCTGGTAGTTATCGCGATTATCGCGATACTGGCAGCCATCCTCTTCCCCGTCTTCGCGCAGGCGCGCGAAAAAGCCCGTCAAACCAGCTGCCTCAGCAACATGAAGCAACTCGGTCTGGCAACGCTGATGTATGTTCAGGACTACGACCAGACCTACCCCATCGCCCAGTACGCCTATAGCGGCTCGCTGCGGCAGTGCTGGTTCGGGCGGGAGGTGCAATCCAACGTCTGGGACAAAAACCAGAGTCTGCTCTACCCCTATATGAAAAACGGGCAGATTCAGCGATGTCCCAGCTGGGGCGGGCGCACCCGGTTCGGCGATGGCAACGGTTACGGCTACAACTGGGGTTACATCGGGTCGGACATCTACATCAGCTTCAACTGGGGCACCTGGCCCAACCTGCAGAACCCTGCATCGGAAGGATCGCTCCCGCGCCCTGCAGAGAAGGTAATGTTCGCGGATAGCGGCTTTTATAACGTGCCGTGGTACGGCGGCGACGGCACCATGTGGGAGACGCCCTACATCGACCCGCCCTCCATGTGGTGGGACAACCCCACGGTGGACTTCCGGCACATCGATAACCGGAAGGATGTGGACGCTACCGCACAGGTTGTAAAACATCGCGGGTTCGCGAACGTGGTCTTTTGCGACGGACATGTCAAACCCATGACCCAAACGCAGATGACCGACGCTCACTTCACCCGCGATTAA
- a CDS encoding PilZ domain-containing protein, translating to MFQTGDPVEIHFRTGNTLVALHGTLVQMVRPLMEIHLNSQPLHDGLVRSGINVLVVISAGTGIYTTEAVIQRYHPAAGQIVVCVNGSFRFQQRRQHERYRCNMQVRLRAVGDTEWITGECRDISAGGARIYLAQELVLRSNTLELLFISPGNQQAVRAVAEIVRTGKLLDQDGWEIGVRFTEMSRMEKIQFARLLQLWADPQDREPVRPD from the coding sequence GTGTTTCAGACAGGGGACCCGGTAGAGATACATTTCAGGACAGGTAACACCCTGGTGGCTTTGCACGGGACGCTGGTGCAGATGGTGCGTCCACTGATGGAGATACATCTGAACAGCCAACCGCTTCACGACGGTCTGGTGAGGTCGGGCATCAACGTGCTGGTGGTCATCAGCGCGGGAACAGGGATTTACACCACCGAGGCAGTCATCCAGCGGTACCATCCTGCAGCCGGTCAGATTGTCGTTTGCGTCAACGGCTCCTTCCGCTTCCAGCAGAGGCGACAGCATGAGCGTTACCGGTGCAATATGCAGGTGCGCCTGCGTGCGGTTGGGGATACGGAGTGGATTACCGGAGAATGTCGGGACATCTCGGCAGGGGGTGCTCGCATCTACCTCGCGCAGGAGCTGGTTTTGCGCTCCAACACTCTGGAGTTGCTCTTTATCTCTCCGGGCAACCAGCAGGCGGTGCGTGCGGTAGCAGAAATCGTGCGGACGGGCAAGCTGCTGGACCAGGACGGTTGGGAAATCGGGGTGCGCTTTACCGAGATGAGCCGTATGGAGAAAATCCAGTTCGCGCGCTTGCTGCAACTGTGGGCAGACCCCCAGGACCGCGAGCCAGTGAGGCCTGATTAG
- a CDS encoding S8 family serine peptidase has protein sequence MRRLFLLILLLFCVPLGAEHSKEPILTSQTRVLASPDRIIVRFAHPAAQKAVQQLGYRTLRQIPQLGYAVLNVPYGQVDETIALLKAKGLVREAYPDRAYRMAYIPNDPLVPNQWNLFRMNVPAAWDITQGNQDVVVAVLDTGVDYTHLELVPNIWRNPGEIPENGIDDEHNGFVDDDLGWDFAYGDRDPMDDHGHGTACAGIIAAAGDNGYQMAGIAYRCRIMCVKIGLSNGYSYDSMFAPGVVYAADMGAKVQSISYFSDDLTPLLRAAVDYAWSKGCLVIAAAGNFDEPYPIYPAGYDKAVAVAATTSADRKASFSNYGTWVDVSAPGVGIVATTWGGGYTGRFAGTSAATPNAAGVAALLWSLQPNAPVQSIRMALEYSSLPLNDPVVGYFSNYGRVDAWSALRLLPSLNPWYPTSPTIHWISPHRLPVTGGVVTIFGRGFGWDANAGAVLLQGRQLVTLSSRPVPRPRQGLRVLEWSDSRIVVQVPNGAISGWLQVRVHGRTSNRRWLALDPSSTACATAPSDAGIAGRYGQGAQLSGGYAELLEADGKALVARPRTDNSKTIELRLLVRGLDRNGVSSISCEYLRQYVGVGDSVVESVQLYDFSTGSYPYGVWVEVYSARANAHAGETLRFSLPAPASRWVSYEGDLFVRIVVNTGNADARLLIDKLWFLWQ, from the coding sequence ATGAGGCGTCTTTTCTTGCTGATATTGCTCCTGTTCTGTGTGCCACTGGGTGCAGAACACTCGAAGGAACCGATTCTGACCTCGCAAACTCGTGTGCTTGCCTCGCCGGACCGCATTATTGTGCGTTTTGCGCACCCGGCGGCGCAGAAAGCAGTGCAGCAGCTGGGATACCGCACGCTGCGTCAAATCCCACAGCTGGGCTACGCGGTGCTGAACGTGCCATACGGGCAGGTGGACGAGACCATCGCCCTGCTGAAGGCAAAAGGGCTGGTGCGCGAGGCGTATCCCGACCGCGCCTACCGCATGGCGTACATCCCCAATGACCCCCTGGTGCCGAACCAGTGGAACCTGTTCCGGATGAACGTGCCCGCTGCATGGGACATCACGCAGGGTAATCAGGATGTGGTGGTGGCGGTGCTGGATACCGGTGTGGACTACACTCACCTCGAACTGGTTCCCAACATCTGGCGCAACCCGGGCGAAATCCCCGAGAACGGCATCGACGATGAACACAACGGCTTTGTGGACGACGACCTCGGCTGGGATTTCGCCTACGGCGATCGCGACCCGATGGACGACCACGGACACGGCACCGCCTGCGCAGGCATTATCGCGGCAGCGGGAGATAACGGCTATCAAATGGCAGGCATCGCCTATCGATGCCGTATCATGTGCGTGAAAATCGGGCTTTCGAACGGTTACTCATACGACTCGATGTTCGCCCCCGGCGTGGTATACGCGGCGGATATGGGGGCGAAGGTGCAAAGCATCAGCTACTTCAGCGACGACCTCACGCCGCTGCTTCGTGCCGCCGTTGATTACGCCTGGAGCAAAGGCTGTCTGGTCATCGCGGCGGCGGGCAACTTCGACGAGCCGTACCCCATCTACCCCGCCGGTTATGATAAAGCAGTGGCTGTGGCGGCGACCACCTCCGCCGACCGCAAGGCGAGTTTCTCTAACTACGGCACGTGGGTGGATGTCAGCGCGCCGGGTGTGGGCATCGTGGCAACTACGTGGGGCGGGGGATATACCGGGCGCTTCGCAGGAACTTCTGCGGCGACACCGAACGCGGCGGGCGTCGCGGCGTTGCTGTGGTCTCTCCAGCCGAACGCCCCTGTGCAGAGCATCCGCATGGCGCTGGAATACTCCTCTCTACCGCTGAATGACCCTGTGGTGGGCTATTTCTCGAACTACGGGCGAGTGGATGCCTGGTCTGCCCTTCGTCTGCTGCCCTCACTGAACCCCTGGTACCCGACCTCGCCGACCATTCACTGGATCAGCCCGCACCGTTTGCCTGTTACCGGTGGGGTGGTCACCATTTTCGGACGCGGCTTCGGGTGGGACGCGAACGCAGGAGCGGTGCTGCTGCAAGGCAGACAGCTGGTGACGTTATCATCCCGTCCTGTCCCTCGCCCGCGACAGGGTCTGCGCGTGCTGGAATGGAGCGACTCACGCATCGTGGTTCAGGTACCGAATGGGGCGATATCGGGGTGGCTACAGGTGCGCGTGCATGGCAGAACCTCCAATCGCCGCTGGCTGGCGTTGGATCCGTCATCTACTGCCTGCGCCACCGCGCCGAGCGACGCGGGCATCGCTGGGCGCTACGGACAGGGGGCACAGCTCAGCGGCGGCTACGCAGAGCTGCTGGAAGCGGACGGTAAAGCTCTGGTTGCCCGTCCCCGCACGGACAACAGCAAGACCATCGAGCTGAGACTGCTGGTGCGTGGGCTGGACAGAAACGGCGTGTCCTCTATTTCCTGTGAATACCTGCGCCAGTATGTCGGCGTGGGAGACAGCGTGGTGGAGAGCGTGCAGCTGTACGACTTCAGCACTGGCAGCTATCCGTATGGCGTATGGGTAGAGGTGTACAGCGCTCGCGCAAACGCGCACGCTGGCGAGACGCTGCGCTTCAGCCTGCCTGCGCCCGCGAGCCGGTGGGTCTCCTATGAAGGCGACCTGTTCGTCAGGATTGTGGTGAACACCGGCAACGCGGACGCCCGGCTGCTCATCGATAAGCTATGGTTTCTCTGGCAGTAG
- a CDS encoding DUF4097 family beta strand repeat-containing protein, with amino-acid sequence MNEELQRILRMVREGKLTPEQAQMLIEALMTKPGGEKTKRKEEAAFEEAMEQLRKAFQGVDWKRIQQEWRRISEEIREQTRRGWEEAQRAFRGMGRWDIDLRLGTVQDIEFEQTVDIPAGARLIVQNVLGDVRVRGQEGATQMRVHAEGAIRAEGTEQAEQGAGAWAPVIEQRGDVVFVRLARAGKFASADVDITVPTGVSLEIQSTAGDVLVEGTGSPVSVESASGDITIREASGKVRLISASGDVTLERSETESAHLEAQSGDIHCVACACTGAEGLRARTASGDIVVQQLRAKQVSLASASGDIRLEFGEPFCGEANLQTASGDVTIGLPQGSACTVRVISTDGDVQNQLGITLARNERGEWEGTFGTGAEVGTLVARTIRGDVILRAL; translated from the coding sequence ATGAACGAGGAACTGCAGCGAATCTTGCGCATGGTGCGCGAGGGCAAACTCACCCCGGAGCAAGCGCAGATGCTCATCGAGGCGCTGATGACCAAGCCGGGCGGTGAAAAAACAAAGCGCAAGGAAGAAGCTGCCTTCGAGGAGGCGATGGAGCAGCTGCGCAAAGCCTTTCAGGGCGTGGACTGGAAACGCATTCAACAGGAGTGGCGACGTATCAGCGAGGAAATCCGCGAGCAGACCCGCCGCGGCTGGGAAGAGGCACAGCGTGCTTTTCGTGGCATGGGACGCTGGGATATCGACCTGCGGCTGGGCACGGTGCAGGACATAGAGTTTGAGCAGACCGTGGATATCCCTGCGGGCGCACGCCTCATTGTGCAAAACGTGCTCGGTGACGTGCGAGTGCGCGGACAGGAAGGCGCGACGCAGATGCGTGTGCACGCCGAAGGTGCCATTCGCGCTGAAGGCACGGAGCAAGCCGAGCAGGGTGCGGGAGCGTGGGCACCGGTCATCGAGCAGCGCGGCGATGTGGTGTTCGTGCGCCTGGCACGAGCGGGGAAGTTCGCCTCTGCCGACGTGGATATCACTGTGCCAACAGGCGTCTCTTTAGAGATACAGTCTACAGCCGGTGACGTGTTGGTGGAAGGTACAGGGTCACCCGTGAGCGTGGAGAGCGCAAGCGGCGACATCACCATACGCGAGGCGAGCGGCAAAGTGCGCCTGATTTCCGCCAGTGGCGACGTCACGCTGGAGAGGAGTGAAACAGAGAGCGCGCACCTTGAGGCGCAAAGCGGAGACATTCATTGTGTGGCATGCGCCTGCACAGGGGCAGAGGGCTTGCGTGCTCGCACCGCCAGCGGCGATATCGTCGTGCAGCAGCTGCGCGCAAAACAGGTATCTCTGGCTTCCGCCAGCGGTGACATCCGTCTGGAGTTTGGCGAGCCGTTCTGCGGAGAGGCAAACCTGCAGACCGCCAGCGGTGATGTGACGATAGGGTTGCCACAGGGTTCGGCGTGCACCGTGCGCGTCATCTCTACCGACGGCGATGTGCAGAACCAGCTGGGAATCACTCTTGCGCGCAACGAACGTGGCGAATGGGAGGGCACCTTTGGCACAGGCGCGGAGGTCGGCACACTGGTGGCTCGCACGATCCGCGGAGACGTGATACTGCGCGCTCTGTAA
- the glmS gene encoding glutamine--fructose-6-phosphate transaminase (isomerizing) encodes MCGITGYIGPRNGIELAIDQLHRLEYRGYDSAGIAFPQNGSLRVIKSEGKIARLESLLEGEKTAAFTAVAHTRWATHGKPSHDNAHPHTDCTGRVAVVHNGIIENYLELRHALQERGHAFSSETDTEVIAHLIEEQLEQDLAEAVRKVLPQLRGSYAIAVLSTVDKDKIVVARKDSPLIIGLGEGENFVASDIPAVMRYTRRVIVLEDGEMAIVTRDSVQVMQADGTPVVREPMEVTWDEASAEKGGYPHFMLKEIHEEPRTLRDTLRGRISQDGLVAFSDLSISPDELRRFKRILITACGTALHAGIVGKIFFEKLLRRPVDIWFASEFRYGDPIVDEETLAIIISQSGETADTLAALRACKEHGATTLGIVNVVGSSIAREAHHVLYTYAGPEICVASTKAYITQLAVLYMLGIYLAQLEGRLSDDEARALVREMQSLSDRVEEVIHSEEQIIHLAKRLAPSTCFFYLGRGYDYAVSLEAALKLKEISYIHAEAYPAGEMKHGPLALVEPGVTVVAFATQPHTFEKMISNMKEVKAREGFVLAVAPEGHEEVLRQVADEIILLPAVHPTFAPVVAIVPMQLLAYYIARERGCEIDQPRNLAKSVTVE; translated from the coding sequence ATGTGTGGTATTACCGGCTATATCGGCCCGCGCAACGGTATTGAGCTGGCAATCGACCAGCTGCATCGGCTGGAGTATCGCGGCTACGACAGCGCGGGCATCGCTTTTCCGCAGAACGGCAGCCTGCGCGTGATCAAGAGCGAAGGCAAAATCGCCCGGCTGGAAAGCCTCCTGGAAGGAGAGAAGACCGCCGCTTTCACTGCGGTGGCGCACACCCGCTGGGCAACGCACGGCAAGCCTTCGCACGACAACGCCCACCCTCATACCGACTGCACGGGCAGAGTGGCAGTCGTACATAACGGAATTATCGAGAACTATCTGGAACTGCGCCATGCGTTGCAGGAGCGTGGACACGCCTTCTCCTCCGAGACCGATACGGAGGTCATCGCGCATCTGATTGAGGAGCAGCTGGAGCAGGATTTGGCGGAAGCGGTGCGCAAAGTGTTGCCTCAGCTGCGCGGGTCTTATGCCATAGCGGTGTTAAGCACGGTGGACAAAGACAAGATTGTGGTCGCGCGGAAGGACTCGCCGCTTATCATTGGGCTGGGCGAGGGCGAGAACTTTGTGGCATCCGACATCCCTGCCGTCATGCGCTACACCCGTCGGGTGATTGTGCTGGAAGATGGCGAGATGGCTATCGTGACCCGCGACAGTGTGCAGGTGATGCAGGCGGACGGAACGCCTGTCGTGCGCGAGCCGATGGAGGTTACCTGGGACGAGGCGTCAGCGGAGAAGGGTGGCTATCCGCACTTCATGCTCAAAGAGATTCACGAGGAGCCCCGCACCCTGCGTGATACGCTGCGAGGCAGGATTTCGCAAGATGGGCTGGTGGCTTTCTCTGATTTGAGCATTTCGCCCGACGAACTGCGCCGGTTCAAGCGTATCCTGATTACCGCCTGTGGCACCGCGCTGCACGCAGGCATCGTGGGCAAAATCTTCTTCGAGAAACTGTTGCGCCGACCGGTAGACATCTGGTTCGCTTCAGAGTTCCGGTATGGAGACCCCATTGTCGACGAGGAGACGCTCGCCATTATCATCAGCCAGTCGGGAGAAACCGCGGACACGCTTGCCGCTCTGCGGGCGTGCAAGGAACACGGGGCGACCACGCTGGGCATCGTGAACGTGGTGGGCAGCAGTATCGCCCGCGAAGCGCATCATGTGCTATACACCTACGCGGGTCCAGAAATCTGCGTGGCTTCCACGAAGGCGTATATCACCCAGCTGGCAGTGCTGTACATGCTGGGCATCTATCTGGCGCAGCTGGAAGGCCGATTGAGCGACGATGAAGCCCGCGCTCTGGTGCGCGAGATGCAGTCGCTCTCGGACAGGGTGGAAGAGGTCATTCACAGTGAGGAGCAGATTATCCATCTGGCGAAGAGGCTCGCGCCATCTACCTGCTTCTTCTATCTGGGGCGGGGATACGACTATGCGGTGTCGCTGGAGGCTGCGCTGAAGCTGAAGGAAATCAGCTATATCCACGCGGAGGCGTATCCTGCTGGCGAGATGAAGCATGGGCCGCTGGCTCTGGTGGAGCCGGGGGTGACGGTAGTCGCTTTCGCCACACAGCCTCACACCTTCGAGAAGATGATAAGCAACATGAAGGAGGTGAAGGCGCGCGAGGGCTTTGTGCTGGCGGTCGCTCCCGAAGGGCATGAGGAGGTGCTGCGTCAGGTGGCGGATGAAATCATCCTGTTACCTGCAGTGCATCCGACCTTTGCGCCGGTAGTGGCTATCGTGCCGATGCAGTTGCTGGCGTACTACATCGCGCGAGAGCGGGGATGCGAGATCGACCAGCCGCGCAACCTGGCGAAGAGTGTGACGGTGGAGTAG
- a CDS encoding phosphatidate cytidylyltransferase, whose protein sequence is MTELAKRVLTALIGIPVFLLALVGPPAAVMPAGSTWVVLVMLIALMGMLEMLSAVEKRYPQVRVNRPLAMLSVYLPFDAWLGSQPQATFLGSVRLVVAAIMLVALAWEVWQAERLGKLSVWRNVGTAALVVLYPGLLLSMWVRLQLIDAGCTGEGVWFSDGVRLILLTCVSMWVCDSAAYFVGNRFGKRRMSPRLSPRKSWEGAAAGTLFGTVAASLTALGMGLAPWTAALLVLVAVVMGQIGDLFESALKRELEIKDFGGFLPGHGGVMDRFDSLLFALPVVYLLSHFLPICS, encoded by the coding sequence ATGACAGAGCTGGCTAAGCGCGTGCTCACTGCGCTGATTGGTATCCCTGTGTTTCTACTCGCGCTGGTGGGACCACCGGCGGCGGTGATGCCTGCAGGAAGTACCTGGGTGGTACTGGTGATGCTGATAGCGCTGATGGGTATGCTGGAGATGCTGTCGGCGGTGGAGAAACGGTATCCGCAGGTGCGGGTGAACCGCCCGCTGGCGATGTTATCGGTGTATCTGCCCTTTGATGCGTGGCTGGGTTCGCAGCCGCAGGCGACCTTTCTGGGGAGCGTTCGTTTGGTGGTTGCCGCCATCATGCTGGTCGCTCTGGCGTGGGAGGTGTGGCAGGCGGAGAGGCTGGGGAAGCTGAGTGTATGGCGGAATGTCGGCACCGCTGCGCTCGTTGTTCTGTATCCCGGACTGTTGTTGAGCATGTGGGTGAGACTGCAATTGATAGATGCGGGCTGCACCGGGGAGGGGGTATGGTTTTCGGACGGCGTGCGCCTGATATTATTGACGTGCGTTTCGATGTGGGTGTGTGACTCCGCCGCCTACTTTGTGGGTAATCGCTTCGGCAAGCGGCGAATGTCGCCCCGGCTCAGCCCGCGCAAGAGCTGGGAAGGGGCGGCAGCGGGTACACTGTTTGGGACGGTTGCCGCCAGCCTGACCGCTCTGGGGATGGGTTTGGCTCCCTGGACAGCGGCGTTGCTGGTGCTGGTAGCGGTCGTTATGGGGCAGATAGGCGACCTGTTTGAAAGCGCATTGAAGCGCGAACTGGAGATAAAGGACTTTGGCGGTTTTCTGCCCGGGCATGGTGGGGTAATGGACCGGTTTGATAGCCTGCTGTTCGCTTTACCGGTTGTTTATCTGCTCAGCCACTTCTTGCCCATTTGCTCGTAG
- a CDS encoding DUF2089 domain-containing protein, translated as MYSVPARCPVCGGNLQIREVVCESCGTQMRGQFAASTCRYCGLDPEQQQFLEVFLRCRGVYNCVERELNISYPTVKARLESLLQALGLSAVGEEKAEEMDVQERRKAILDALERGEITAEEAADALRQLR; from the coding sequence ATGTACTCCGTTCCTGCAAGATGTCCGGTGTGCGGTGGCAATCTGCAGATACGCGAAGTGGTATGCGAAAGCTGCGGCACGCAGATGCGCGGTCAATTCGCGGCGTCTACCTGCCGGTATTGCGGGCTGGACCCGGAGCAGCAGCAGTTTTTGGAGGTGTTTTTGCGTTGCCGCGGAGTGTATAACTGCGTCGAGCGCGAGTTGAATATCTCGTATCCGACGGTGAAAGCCCGACTGGAGTCCCTGTTGCAGGCACTCGGGTTATCGGCCGTGGGCGAGGAGAAGGCAGAAGAGATGGATGTGCAGGAGCGCCGGAAGGCGATTCTGGATGCTCTGGAGCGTGGCGAAATCACCGCAGAAGAGGCGGCGGATGCGTTGCGCCAGTTGCGGTAG
- a CDS encoding PilZ domain-containing protein, whose translation MVVVLAESALVSRPSAWWQRALVADGQSWIWVGTLVISLVLIAILALRYLWYLWWLHRIRLLRGQGLISSSELRRGQCAYLQLLDGSEEERLRRWRTMVRAVHPSTVDVDMPMLAEGERFVPGARVALAVNAIDSLYVMETEVVGVESGEPCVLRLRRQPLLHRLQRRQFARVELMAPATIEIVGGKSIGRYTGVILDIGGGGVCVQAPVAPVVGSTVCLEVPTLSEVLPASTRLTVVGVSETVVDGHLEYRLHCAFADLSAEQHERVARYVHRKQHESVTERRWRTPQEVGTQHYS comes from the coding sequence ATGGTTGTTGTATTGGCGGAGAGCGCTTTGGTGAGCCGCCCTTCGGCGTGGTGGCAGCGTGCTCTTGTAGCCGATGGACAGTCATGGATATGGGTGGGCACGCTGGTTATTAGCCTCGTGCTGATTGCTATCCTCGCTTTGCGCTACCTGTGGTACCTCTGGTGGCTACATCGCATTCGCCTTCTACGCGGACAGGGGTTGATATCTTCCTCGGAGTTGCGAAGAGGGCAATGTGCTTACCTGCAATTGCTGGACGGTTCCGAGGAGGAGCGTTTGCGCCGGTGGCGTACGATGGTGCGCGCCGTTCACCCCAGCACAGTAGATGTGGACATGCCCATGCTGGCAGAGGGTGAGCGTTTCGTGCCAGGGGCACGGGTCGCCCTGGCGGTGAACGCAATAGACAGCCTGTATGTGATGGAAACCGAGGTTGTCGGTGTGGAAAGCGGTGAACCATGTGTTTTGCGGTTACGCCGACAGCCTTTACTCCATCGTCTGCAGAGGAGACAGTTTGCGCGGGTGGAGCTCATGGCACCGGCTACCATCGAGATAGTGGGGGGAAAGAGTATTGGTCGGTATACCGGTGTGATTCTGGACATCGGCGGAGGCGGTGTGTGTGTGCAGGCACCCGTGGCTCCAGTGGTGGGAAGCACGGTGTGTCTGGAGGTGCCGACGTTGTCTGAGGTTTTGCCTGCTTCAACCCGCCTGACAGTGGTGGGAGTGTCGGAGACCGTGGTGGACGGGCATCTGGAATATCGCCTGCATTGCGCCTTTGCCGACCTGAGCGCGGAACAACATGAGCGCGTGGCGCGGTATGTGCACCGAAAGCAGCATGAATCTGTCACTGAGCGACGCTGGCGCACACCGCAAGAGGTGGGGACTCAGCATTATTCCTGA
- a CDS encoding DUF2993 domain-containing protein — MKNTESKKREAIAVIALVVAIAVSGCGVNPRRLAEKRVEAQLPHLIAPAKRYRVYLLGRHEKMFQGKVRAARIVGEGVEIQQGLILRELVVELEDIEYRKDAPLQAKQGSFHASMDDEVLQSYLSSLLPPVRSPWNLVVSRLDNLLIRSRAGEMRLSIDVYTRLGVKLSAELSGRLRLKEGSQVWFEDTELKVVGLSVPEKVRELLSELFLNRPLIDLSGIRAPVRIERVAIGEGTLMFEGAVLVDRLADLMRS, encoded by the coding sequence ATGAAAAACACCGAAAGCAAGAAAAGAGAGGCGATAGCTGTCATCGCTCTTGTTGTAGCGATAGCGGTGAGCGGCTGTGGAGTGAACCCGCGTCGTTTAGCGGAAAAGCGCGTGGAGGCACAGCTGCCCCATCTCATCGCCCCGGCAAAACGATACCGCGTATACCTTCTGGGGAGGCACGAAAAGATGTTTCAGGGAAAAGTGAGGGCAGCACGCATTGTCGGCGAGGGGGTGGAGATTCAGCAAGGGCTTATCCTGCGCGAACTGGTGGTGGAACTGGAAGACATCGAATACCGGAAGGACGCCCCGCTCCAGGCAAAGCAGGGATCCTTCCATGCCAGCATGGACGACGAGGTTCTGCAGTCCTACCTGAGCAGTCTGTTACCGCCTGTGCGCTCGCCGTGGAATCTGGTGGTATCTCGTCTGGACAATTTGCTGATCCGCAGTCGCGCTGGCGAAATGCGTTTATCCATCGACGTGTATACCCGTCTGGGCGTGAAGCTTTCGGCTGAGTTGAGCGGCAGACTGCGCCTTAAAGAAGGCTCGCAGGTGTGGTTCGAGGACACGGAGCTGAAAGTGGTAGGGCTTTCCGTGCCCGAGAAGGTTCGGGAGCTGCTTTCCGAGCTGTTCCTGAACCGTCCACTAATAGACCTCTCCGGTATCCGGGCGCCCGTTCGCATCGAACGGGTGGCTATCGGCGAGGGAACGCTGATGTTTGAGGGAGCGGTTCTGGTGGACAGGCTGGCAGACCTCATGCGGAGCTAA